One window from the genome of Gimesia aquarii encodes:
- a CDS encoding Tm-1-like ATP-binding domain-containing protein — MRKTIYAMATMDTKGEELCFVANYIRRAGFDVVLVDLSTRNKSDRADIAARTIAQEHPDGPDKVLGNTDRGRAVTAMSEALQSWLPNEVRAKKVSGIIALGGSGGTAIVAPALQALPIGLPKLIVSTVASGNTQPYVGYSDITMMYSVVDVAGLNSVSRRVLSNAAHAIAGMAGHSSDFPEEKPAIGMTMFGVTTPCVDMVRDSLDTKGFDPLVFHATGTGGQAMEKLVSDGLIRGVLDITTTEVADEVVGGIMPGGTHRFDAIIKSRIPYVMSLGALDMVNFGARDTVPERFAGRHFLIHNPQVTLMRTIADENRDFAKWIAEKVNQSMAPLEILIPEQGLSMLDAKGEAFYDPTADQSLFETLEQEVEQTDIRRITRHPCHINDSAFADALVAAFERVSGSQC; from the coding sequence ATGCGAAAAACAATCTATGCGATGGCTACGATGGATACCAAAGGTGAAGAACTCTGTTTTGTGGCTAACTATATTCGCCGGGCAGGTTTCGACGTAGTACTGGTTGATTTGAGTACCCGAAATAAATCGGACCGCGCAGATATCGCGGCGCGCACAATCGCCCAGGAACACCCCGATGGACCTGACAAGGTATTGGGGAATACCGACCGTGGTCGAGCTGTTACGGCAATGTCGGAAGCACTGCAAAGCTGGCTGCCGAACGAAGTCAGAGCGAAAAAAGTGTCAGGGATCATCGCACTCGGCGGGAGCGGTGGAACGGCAATCGTGGCTCCTGCTTTGCAGGCTTTACCCATCGGATTACCCAAGCTGATCGTTTCGACCGTCGCCAGTGGAAACACACAGCCTTATGTAGGATATAGTGATATTACGATGATGTATTCGGTGGTTGACGTGGCGGGACTGAACTCAGTATCAAGGCGCGTATTGAGTAACGCTGCCCACGCAATCGCGGGCATGGCTGGCCACTCCTCTGACTTCCCTGAAGAGAAACCGGCTATTGGCATGACGATGTTTGGCGTTACGACGCCATGTGTGGACATGGTTCGCGATTCACTGGATACTAAAGGGTTTGATCCTCTCGTCTTTCATGCGACTGGCACCGGGGGTCAAGCCATGGAAAAACTCGTTTCCGATGGACTGATTAGAGGAGTCCTGGATATCACTACGACTGAAGTGGCGGACGAAGTCGTGGGAGGAATCATGCCCGGTGGTACACATCGTTTCGATGCAATCATCAAAAGCAGAATCCCATATGTCATGAGCCTCGGTGCACTCGACATGGTCAATTTCGGTGCTCGTGATACCGTTCCGGAACGATTTGCCGGTCGCCACTTTCTTATTCATAATCCGCAGGTAACACTGATGCGAACAATCGCTGACGAAAACCGTGATTTTGCAAAATGGATTGCCGAGAAAGTCAATCAATCAATGGCTCCATTAGAAATCCTGATTCCCGAGCAGGGCCTCTCGATGCTCGACGCCAAAGGGGAAGCATTTTATGATCCCACAGCCGACCAGAGTCTGTTTGAGACATTAGAACAGGAAGTTGAGCAGACAGACATTCGACGCATCACCCGTCACCCCTGCCACATTAATGACTCAGCGTTTGCAGACGCGCTCGTGGCGGCATTTGAACGTGTAAGTGGAAGCCAATGTTAA
- a CDS encoding phosphoenolpyruvate hydrolase family protein, whose protein sequence is MTESRETILKRLREKVSQGKPIIGGGAGTGLSAKCEEAGGIDLIVIYNSGRYRMAGRGSLSGLMPYGNANEIVKELGREVLPVVNQTPVLAGVCGTDPFMLRDLFLKELQAMGFAGIQNFPTVGLIDGQFRANLEETGMGFDLEIDCIRAAHDLNMLTTPYAFDPEQARQLAAAGADIVVTHMGLTSGGTIGAETGKTLDDSVTAIRNMVDAAKSQREDVLLLCHGGAIAMPEDARYIFDRVAGIDGFYGASSMERLPTEVAMTAQVRQFGDLRLSNA, encoded by the coding sequence ATGACAGAATCCAGAGAGACGATCCTGAAACGACTGCGAGAAAAAGTTTCTCAAGGCAAACCCATCATCGGGGGCGGCGCAGGGACTGGCTTGAGCGCCAAATGCGAAGAGGCCGGCGGCATTGACCTGATCGTGATTTACAATTCGGGGCGCTACCGTATGGCCGGACGGGGCTCTCTCTCGGGACTGATGCCCTACGGCAATGCGAATGAGATTGTTAAAGAGTTGGGACGCGAGGTGCTTCCTGTCGTCAATCAAACTCCTGTGCTGGCAGGAGTCTGCGGAACTGATCCATTTATGCTTCGCGACCTGTTTCTCAAGGAACTTCAGGCAATGGGTTTTGCAGGTATTCAGAATTTTCCGACCGTTGGACTGATCGACGGACAATTTCGAGCCAATCTGGAAGAGACCGGAATGGGTTTTGATCTGGAAATCGATTGCATCCGCGCGGCTCACGATCTCAACATGCTCACTACCCCCTATGCCTTCGATCCCGAACAGGCACGGCAACTTGCTGCTGCTGGAGCTGACATTGTGGTGACTCACATGGGGTTGACCAGTGGCGGAACGATCGGTGCGGAAACGGGTAAGACGCTGGATGATTCGGTTACGGCAATCCGCAATATGGTTGACGCAGCCAAGAGCCAAAGGGAAGATGTGCTGCTACTCTGTCATGGCGGAGCCATTGCGATGCCTGAGGACGCCCGGTACATTTTCGATCGCGTCGCTGGCATTGATGGTTTCTACGGGGCCAGTTCGATGGAACGTCTGCCTACGGAAGTAGCGATGACAGCCCAGGTACGCCAGTTTGGAGATCTACGATTATCAAACGCATAG
- a CDS encoding EthD family reductase: MYRLTVLYGHPENPAEFDRYYHEVHIPLAKKMKGLKGWTIGKCISADTVSAPPYYLIVSLYAKSAAAMQAILDSPEGKETVADVPNFATGGVTFLYDEEEVLIPFSLEASDV, translated from the coding sequence ATGTATCGTTTAACTGTACTCTATGGACATCCGGAAAATCCTGCCGAATTTGACCGTTATTACCACGAGGTCCATATTCCGCTCGCGAAAAAGATGAAAGGACTCAAAGGGTGGACGATTGGAAAATGCATCTCTGCCGATACAGTCAGCGCTCCTCCCTACTATCTCATCGTCAGTCTGTATGCCAAATCTGCAGCCGCGATGCAGGCTATTCTCGACAGCCCGGAAGGAAAGGAAACGGTTGCGGATGTCCCCAATTTCGCGACAGGTGGTGTTACGTTTTTATACGACGAAGAAGAAGTACTCATTCCTTTCAGCTTAGAAGCATCAGACGTTTGA
- a CDS encoding sulfatase family protein codes for MIALSKHVRSELIRYIIFIVLFLASSAVAGERPNIVYILADDLGYGDVSCYNPASKIQTPHIDRLAAEGMKFTDAHTPSAVCTPTRYGILTGRYCWRTRLKYRVLDGFDPPLIEQDQTTVPSLLKQAGYDTACVGKWHLGMQWTDKNGQPVPAVPIDRRQRPRVGDDVDFTQPVTGGPLANGFDFYFGISASLNMSPFCYLENDRPVIIPTIPSERIQTEFLSVDQGMRSPDFTISGVMPTLTGQAVRYIEQHSKASPKRPFFLYFPLTAPHLPLVPNDEFRGKSEAGEYGDFVLEVDATVGAIMEALKRTDEAENTLIIFTSDNGGLYHWWTPQEADDLKNYRLSHRAKYVKERGHQGNAHLRGTKADIWEGGHRVPFIVRWPKHTPAGSTNDELVELTDLLATCAAITDTKLPAEAGADSINILPALLGKKSNKPLREYAVHHSLWGHFAIRQGPWKMIPKRGSGGFTRPREITPANEEPAGQLYHLTDDPSETKNVWNEHPEIVQRLTLLLEKIQNQ; via the coding sequence ATGATAGCATTGAGTAAACACGTCCGCTCCGAATTAATTCGGTACATAATTTTCATCGTCCTCTTTCTGGCATCCAGTGCGGTAGCAGGCGAACGCCCCAATATCGTTTATATTCTCGCCGATGACCTCGGTTATGGGGACGTGAGTTGCTACAACCCTGCATCAAAAATTCAAACCCCGCATATTGATCGACTGGCTGCCGAGGGTATGAAATTTACCGATGCACATACCCCTTCCGCTGTCTGCACTCCTACTCGTTACGGAATATTAACGGGACGTTACTGCTGGCGAACCCGTTTGAAGTATCGTGTGTTAGATGGATTTGATCCGCCTTTGATTGAACAGGATCAGACTACCGTACCCTCTTTACTCAAGCAGGCCGGTTACGATACGGCTTGTGTGGGTAAATGGCACTTGGGCATGCAGTGGACTGACAAAAACGGCCAGCCCGTACCCGCTGTTCCCATCGATCGTCGGCAGCGTCCCCGTGTAGGTGATGATGTGGATTTCACTCAGCCTGTAACCGGTGGACCTTTGGCAAACGGGTTTGACTTTTATTTCGGCATCTCGGCTTCGCTGAATATGTCTCCCTTTTGCTATCTTGAAAATGATCGGCCCGTGATCATCCCCACGATTCCATCGGAACGAATTCAAACCGAATTTCTCTCTGTCGATCAAGGCATGCGTTCCCCTGATTTTACCATTTCCGGAGTGATGCCCACATTAACCGGTCAGGCAGTGCGTTATATCGAACAACATTCTAAAGCATCTCCCAAGCGACCATTCTTTCTCTATTTTCCTTTGACAGCGCCTCATCTACCTCTGGTTCCCAACGACGAATTCCGAGGTAAAAGTGAGGCCGGCGAATATGGTGATTTTGTTCTCGAAGTGGATGCCACCGTTGGTGCGATTATGGAAGCGTTAAAACGAACCGATGAGGCTGAGAATACACTAATCATTTTTACTTCTGATAATGGTGGTCTGTATCACTGGTGGACTCCACAAGAAGCCGATGATCTGAAGAATTATCGACTCTCGCATCGTGCAAAGTATGTGAAAGAACGCGGCCATCAAGGTAATGCGCACCTGCGAGGTACCAAAGCAGATATCTGGGAAGGTGGCCACCGGGTGCCATTCATCGTTCGCTGGCCCAAGCATACTCCCGCCGGTTCGACGAACGATGAACTTGTTGAACTAACCGATCTTCTGGCAACTTGCGCAGCGATTACAGACACGAAGCTGCCAGCCGAAGCTGGCGCAGACAGTATCAATATCCTGCCAGCGCTACTCGGTAAAAAAAGCAACAAACCGTTGCGTGAGTATGCAGTGCACCATTCATTATGGGGACACTTTGCGATCCGACAGGGCCCCTGGAAGATGATCCCTAAACGTGGCTCAGGTGGCTTCACCCGCCCCCGCGAAATTACACCAGCAAACGAAGAACCTGCGGGACAACTCTATCACCTGACAGACGACCCGTCAGAAACCAAAAATGTCTGGAATGAGCATCCCGAAATCGTCCAGCGCCTTACACTGTTATTAGAGAAAATTCAAAATCAGTGA
- a CDS encoding DUF1501 domain-containing protein translates to MQRRQFLVASGLGFAGMHFGTPTSAAPQKKISPSRKPAKSTILFFLCGGASHLDLWDLKPNAPSEYRGPFQPIETSAPGVRLSEHLPMLAKQAHHLALVNSVGATVNTNDHHAGYYHNLTGHIPDQSFVTKGNNRTPQPDDWPYMGSVVASRRPSHPNLPNAISLPHMPSRAPYTRPGQFAARLGVEHDPMYIHGNNEEPLKLRGPAMSLEGEITVDRLTERMSLLKQLDSARRRFDEFANIATMNQNQERALSLLLSSQSTSAFDLTQEKPAMLERYGKTINGMSLLAARRLVEAEVPFITVFWKGDLNRLGKKCKSAGSWDTHGNNFKCLKEDLLPEFDRAYSALIEDLANRGLLDETLVLITSEMGRKPKIGDPRSGGTSGAGRDHWTHCLTDVLAGGGIQGGQTFGASDRYGEFPLKSPVTPADITHTVYHAMGIHDLMAYDKLDRPYHLLENSKPLTALF, encoded by the coding sequence ATGCAACGGCGGCAATTTCTGGTGGCATCGGGACTCGGCTTTGCGGGTATGCACTTCGGAACGCCGACTTCCGCAGCACCCCAAAAGAAAATTTCCCCTTCGCGCAAGCCTGCAAAATCAACCATTCTATTCTTTTTGTGTGGTGGTGCGTCTCATCTCGATCTGTGGGATCTGAAACCAAACGCCCCCTCAGAGTATCGCGGTCCCTTTCAACCGATTGAAACGTCAGCCCCGGGAGTCCGGCTCTCTGAGCATCTTCCAATGCTGGCTAAACAAGCGCATCATCTGGCACTGGTCAATTCGGTTGGTGCTACGGTTAACACCAATGATCATCACGCCGGGTATTATCACAATCTGACCGGGCATATTCCGGATCAGTCATTCGTCACCAAAGGAAACAATCGCACTCCGCAACCGGATGACTGGCCTTATATGGGTTCGGTTGTTGCCTCACGTCGTCCAAGCCATCCGAATCTGCCCAATGCAATCTCTCTACCACACATGCCAAGCCGCGCGCCCTATACGCGACCAGGACAGTTTGCAGCGCGATTGGGTGTTGAACACGATCCAATGTACATTCATGGAAATAACGAGGAGCCTCTCAAACTTCGTGGACCGGCCATGTCTCTTGAAGGGGAAATCACCGTTGATCGATTGACCGAACGGATGTCACTTCTGAAACAACTCGATTCTGCCCGACGACGATTTGATGAGTTTGCCAATATCGCGACAATGAATCAAAATCAGGAACGTGCTTTGTCGTTACTCCTTTCTTCGCAATCAACTTCCGCATTCGATCTGACACAGGAAAAGCCAGCCATGTTGGAGCGTTATGGTAAAACAATCAACGGCATGAGCCTGCTGGCCGCGCGGCGTCTGGTTGAAGCCGAGGTTCCTTTCATCACAGTATTCTGGAAAGGTGACCTGAATCGACTTGGCAAGAAATGCAAAAGTGCTGGAAGTTGGGATACGCATGGCAACAATTTTAAATGCCTCAAAGAAGATCTGCTTCCGGAATTTGACCGCGCCTATTCCGCCTTAATTGAAGATCTGGCAAACCGTGGCCTGCTAGATGAAACTTTAGTTCTGATAACCAGTGAAATGGGTCGCAAGCCAAAAATTGGTGATCCTCGCTCCGGTGGAACTTCAGGAGCCGGCCGCGATCACTGGACACACTGCCTGACTGACGTACTCGCCGGCGGCGGAATCCAGGGAGGCCAGACATTTGGTGCCAGCGACCGCTATGGCGAATTTCCTCTCAAGAGTCCAGTCACACCGGCGGACATTACTCATACAGTCTATCACGCTATGGGCATTCATGATTTGATGGCCTATGACAAGTTAGACCGCCCGTATCATCTACTCGAAAATTCAAAACCTCTAACTGCATTGTTCTAA
- a CDS encoding YciI family protein, translating into MAKFMFLQRGNCDNPPKMTPEQMEAQMKSCMEWMQSGKDEGWLLDPGAPLNGSSAVVESDMTVLDGPFAESKELVGGYTIVEAPDLAAACELAKRTIKMAGAGKIEVREIANVGQ; encoded by the coding sequence ATGGCCAAATTTATGTTCTTACAGCGTGGTAATTGTGATAATCCTCCAAAGATGACTCCCGAACAAATGGAAGCACAAATGAAATCCTGTATGGAGTGGATGCAGAGTGGAAAGGATGAAGGGTGGTTGCTGGACCCGGGTGCTCCACTTAATGGAAGTAGTGCGGTAGTCGAGTCTGATATGACAGTCCTTGATGGCCCCTTTGCTGAATCGAAGGAACTTGTTGGCGGATACACTATTGTTGAAGCGCCCGATTTGGCAGCTGCATGTGAACTGGCTAAACGAACGATTAAAATGGCAGGTGCTGGAAAGATCGAAGTTCGTGAAATTGCGAATGTCGGCCAGTAA
- a CDS encoding YciI family protein, giving the protein MPKYMFIYRGGQEKLKFASPEQIQQVMQMWIDWIDDGVEAGWILDAGDGLKPGGAIVNMDLTVTKDELSTESGSLISGYSMIEVPDLIMAIELAKDSPMPNSGGTVEIRELTHNGKQYE; this is encoded by the coding sequence ATGCCGAAGTATATGTTCATTTATCGTGGTGGGCAGGAAAAGTTGAAATTCGCCTCGCCCGAACAAATACAACAGGTGATGCAGATGTGGATAGATTGGATTGATGATGGCGTCGAGGCCGGCTGGATCTTGGATGCTGGTGATGGTTTGAAGCCGGGTGGTGCAATCGTCAACATGGATTTGACGGTGACTAAAGATGAATTATCAACTGAATCGGGATCGCTCATCAGTGGCTATTCGATGATCGAGGTACCCGATCTAATCATGGCAATCGAATTAGCCAAAGATTCCCCAATGCCGAATTCGGGTGGCACAGTTGAAATTCGGGAACTCACTCATAATGGAAAGCAGTACGAATGA
- a CDS encoding RNA polymerase sigma factor, with protein MKQSTNQLVEHFFRHESANLIAVLTRAFGMRRIDLIEDMVQVAILEAMHAWKQRGVPENPAAWVHHVAKNRILDSIRREKTYEKAIALSGLSRSDQSITAQESMVDQWLEKEELPDSLLRMIFVCCHPSLERKTQIALTLKTLCGFGISEISRGLLLPSETVKKRIQRAKHSLATANVRLELPSDDQLTQRLDVVHDVLYLMFNEGYSTSHGTEPIRDEICEEAVRLCHLLCESPYSSPSTKALLALQLFHAARLDARTDENGAVILLEDQDREKWNRCLIGTAQSWLANSKTDQPTRFHFEAAIAMQHCISPNVEATDWNSIVNFYSRLIQLRDSPVYELNQAIAMGQAGDTGEAFSQLQNLRDSDDMKHYFLLDCAFARIHELEGNTKAAIDSYLTALSKTVVPHEKTLLEKKLRKLADSG; from the coding sequence ATGAAGCAGTCGACCAACCAACTGGTCGAACACTTTTTTCGGCACGAGTCTGCGAATCTGATTGCAGTGCTGACGCGCGCCTTTGGTATGCGCCGTATTGACCTGATTGAAGACATGGTTCAGGTCGCAATCTTAGAGGCCATGCACGCCTGGAAACAACGCGGCGTCCCGGAAAATCCCGCTGCCTGGGTTCACCATGTGGCAAAGAATCGCATCCTCGATTCCATACGTCGTGAAAAAACATACGAAAAAGCGATCGCATTGTCTGGTCTCTCCAGGTCAGATCAATCAATTACTGCTCAGGAATCAATGGTTGATCAATGGCTTGAGAAAGAAGAGCTACCTGACAGTTTATTGCGTATGATATTTGTCTGCTGTCATCCATCGCTGGAACGAAAAACGCAGATTGCACTGACGTTAAAAACACTTTGTGGATTCGGAATTTCTGAGATCTCTCGGGGACTACTATTACCCAGCGAAACGGTTAAGAAACGTATTCAACGTGCAAAACATTCTCTGGCAACAGCAAATGTGCGACTTGAACTACCCAGCGATGATCAGCTAACACAGCGGCTAGATGTCGTACATGATGTACTTTATTTGATGTTTAATGAAGGCTATAGTACTTCCCACGGAACAGAGCCAATTCGCGACGAAATCTGCGAGGAGGCAGTCCGACTCTGTCATCTGCTTTGTGAAAGTCCTTACTCATCTCCGTCAACAAAAGCACTGCTCGCCTTGCAATTGTTCCATGCCGCGCGACTCGATGCGAGAACTGATGAAAACGGAGCAGTGATACTTCTGGAAGATCAAGACCGTGAAAAATGGAATCGTTGCCTGATTGGTACTGCACAAAGCTGGCTAGCAAACTCAAAAACCGATCAGCCAACGAGATTTCATTTCGAAGCAGCCATTGCAATGCAGCACTGTATTTCTCCGAATGTCGAAGCCACAGACTGGAACTCTATCGTCAACTTTTATAGTCGGCTCATACAGCTACGCGATTCACCTGTTTATGAATTAAACCAGGCGATTGCTATGGGCCAGGCAGGCGATACAGGTGAGGCATTCTCTCAACTTCAGAATTTACGGGATAGTGACGATATGAAGCATTATTTCTTATTGGATTGCGCTTTCGCGCGTATTCACGAACTGGAAGGGAATACAAAAGCAGCGATCGACTCATACCTGACAGCATTGTCTAAAACCGTCGTTCCGCATGAGAAGACACTGCTGGAAAAAAAACTTCGAAAGCTTGCTGATTCGGGATAA
- a CDS encoding LamG domain-containing protein, translating to MLFISPALLAEERGTLIFEDDFERNESQETKDEIGNGWGTNSRWRAAGNKQVDLKNGAMYIYIHKVADHAVSVTHSAEFRDGSVELRFMLEDKKDSLGLNFADLKYKKVHAGHLFATKISTRNVEMIDLKTGNMDLKTRELRKAKKLTPALQELLKSKKKRFPHKLQTKKWYDLIVKVSEDTMTVFIDGMKVGSFSSEGIAHPTKRTLRLAVAKNAVVDDVKIYSLPAHNK from the coding sequence ATGCTATTTATTTCTCCTGCGCTTCTGGCAGAGGAACGAGGCACGTTGATATTCGAAGATGATTTCGAACGAAACGAATCTCAGGAAACCAAAGATGAAATTGGTAACGGTTGGGGAACTAATAGCCGCTGGCGTGCAGCAGGGAATAAGCAGGTCGATCTCAAAAATGGTGCAATGTATATTTACATTCATAAGGTAGCAGATCACGCGGTTTCAGTAACCCATTCTGCTGAGTTTCGAGATGGATCCGTCGAACTCAGGTTCATGCTGGAGGACAAAAAGGATAGCCTTGGTTTAAATTTTGCGGATTTGAAGTACAAGAAAGTTCACGCCGGTCATTTGTTTGCCACAAAAATTAGTACCCGAAACGTGGAAATGATCGATCTCAAAACCGGGAATATGGACTTAAAGACGCGCGAGTTGAGAAAAGCCAAAAAACTGACACCCGCACTTCAGGAATTATTAAAATCGAAGAAAAAAAGATTTCCTCATAAACTTCAAACCAAAAAATGGTATGACCTAATCGTAAAAGTTAGCGAAGACACTATGACTGTTTTCATTGATGGAATGAAAGTAGGCTCTTTTTCATCCGAAGGGATAGCACATCCTACCAAACGAACTTTGCGACTGGCTGTAGCCAAAAATGCCGTTGTTGACGATGTGAAGATTTACTCGCTTCCTGCCCACAATAAATAA
- a CDS encoding patatin-like phospholipase family protein codes for MSKSTQGRLTLPQKVRSSEQKYINERRKAAKLRDKKKPPSIGLALSGGGIRSATFALGVLQKLAKQNSLRFIDYMTTVSGGGYIGACLSSLMAFPDPDLPPEKDDVSINQKAFENFNLADNFPLLRTDQMHHLRKHGSFLILREGLFRKDVLRAIGMFFAGLFSTLLLLALPLFTAVGLAISYISLVGDLDLSTESLQKIGWTSWDTALEWNSHHTKVFWIGLLTGIITVFIIPIIHSYWKKTGGNLGETEEEITERTCLTYVFCAIFTIGGGIFASYEYHDYQPMINNVFTFSSLMTSMIFSLGAFIGSMLYYSLIICKRNSKWTSINRSLVGASIAIIFNATIVFLLLAVITFCIWAVLGEHLGAFGLDFYKKQESPPGMFFLVLSGLTFIVTRLFALRGKIPESNSGPIAVIASKIPLLILRIAVPLFLFCTFMVTIEWTIKYGGIEEWKEGLLFAGGSFLALIVAGYLIDVNRLSIHYFYRDRLAETYLQTERHETGELKLIRNDCALKVSDLNCHGKNKGNPLPYHIILCSLNLAGSRDLARRTRKSDHFIFSRAYCGSGSTGYIPTEKYRNGNTKLATAMTISGAAIGSNMGFQTSFARAFALTMFNIRLGYWIVNPRVYDQDTIAKEEIIQFPDEKKPNKKWVDENWKHKLFPFSPYLLEKNIWWPWFLRSELVGNTNSQGRLVNLSDGGHSGDNIGLYPLFQRRCKLIIASDAECDPEYNFSSLINAINQIYIDENVEVKIDITQIRPDEENAPAKKHFVIGKIEYPEDPNRLEIDPDDEDAKASTGWLIYLKSSLIHNYYQSIKNQGHHEHDELDHEPAAVQSYAAQNKKFPHESTADQFFNDDQFEAYRALGFHVVSAMYDSFDQWSKKAKPNKANEIPSVEELVEWCAFEYEKK; via the coding sequence ATGTCTAAATCTACACAAGGCCGACTCACATTACCACAAAAAGTGCGATCCTCGGAACAAAAGTATATAAACGAACGCCGCAAAGCGGCAAAACTACGAGACAAGAAAAAACCGCCATCAATTGGATTAGCCCTCTCTGGAGGAGGAATTCGATCTGCCACATTCGCTCTGGGAGTGCTTCAAAAACTTGCCAAGCAAAATAGTCTGCGTTTTATTGACTACATGACGACTGTCTCAGGCGGTGGGTATATCGGCGCGTGCCTGTCTTCCTTAATGGCATTTCCAGATCCGGATCTACCCCCAGAAAAAGATGACGTAAGTATAAACCAAAAAGCATTTGAAAATTTTAATTTAGCAGACAATTTTCCTCTGTTGCGCACCGATCAAATGCATCATCTACGAAAACATGGTAGTTTTCTGATCTTGAGAGAAGGTCTCTTTCGTAAAGATGTTTTGCGTGCAATTGGAATGTTCTTTGCAGGGCTGTTCTCAACACTCCTTCTATTGGCTTTACCATTATTTACTGCTGTTGGTCTAGCGATAAGTTATATTTCGTTAGTTGGTGATCTCGACTTATCAACTGAATCGCTACAGAAAATAGGATGGACTTCCTGGGACACAGCACTGGAATGGAATTCACATCATACAAAAGTATTTTGGATAGGATTACTCACAGGAATAATTACTGTTTTTATAATACCGATTATTCATTCGTACTGGAAAAAAACTGGCGGTAATCTAGGGGAAACAGAGGAAGAGATTACTGAGAGAACCTGTTTGACTTACGTCTTCTGTGCGATCTTTACAATCGGTGGAGGAATATTTGCATCTTACGAATATCATGATTACCAACCAATGATTAACAACGTTTTTACGTTTTCCTCTCTTATGACATCAATGATTTTTAGTTTGGGAGCTTTTATAGGTTCCATGCTTTATTATTCTCTCATCATATGTAAGAGAAACTCAAAATGGACGTCAATAAATCGTTCCTTAGTAGGTGCATCTATCGCAATTATTTTTAATGCGACAATTGTGTTTTTATTGTTAGCTGTAATCACCTTTTGTATTTGGGCCGTTCTGGGAGAACATCTGGGGGCGTTTGGTTTAGATTTTTATAAGAAACAAGAATCACCTCCTGGTATGTTTTTTCTTGTCTTAAGTGGTCTTACATTTATTGTAACTCGACTTTTTGCATTGCGAGGAAAAATTCCGGAATCGAATAGTGGTCCGATAGCGGTGATCGCCTCGAAAATTCCTCTCTTGATTTTGCGAATTGCAGTTCCGCTGTTCCTGTTCTGTACATTTATGGTCACAATTGAGTGGACTATTAAATATGGTGGAATTGAAGAATGGAAAGAGGGCTTACTCTTTGCAGGTGGAAGCTTCTTGGCTCTCATTGTTGCGGGATACTTAATTGATGTGAATCGACTAAGCATTCATTATTTTTACCGAGATAGACTGGCTGAGACCTATCTACAAACAGAGCGACATGAAACTGGTGAATTAAAACTCATTCGTAACGATTGTGCTCTGAAAGTTTCAGACCTCAACTGTCATGGTAAAAACAAGGGAAACCCACTTCCCTATCATATCATTTTGTGTTCTTTGAATTTAGCTGGCTCTCGAGATCTGGCGCGCCGTACTCGCAAATCAGACCATTTCATTTTTTCCCGTGCATATTGCGGTTCCGGTTCAACCGGTTATATCCCGACAGAAAAATATCGAAACGGCAACACAAAATTAGCAACAGCAATGACTATTTCTGGGGCTGCCATTGGTAGCAATATGGGTTTTCAAACTTCATTTGCACGCGCGTTTGCATTAACCATGTTTAATATTCGACTCGGATACTGGATCGTCAATCCACGTGTTTATGATCAGGATACTATAGCAAAAGAAGAAATCATCCAGTTCCCAGACGAAAAGAAGCCAAACAAAAAATGGGTCGACGAAAACTGGAAACATAAATTATTCCCGTTTAGTCCCTATCTTTTGGAAAAAAATATTTGGTGGCCCTGGTTTCTCAGATCAGAGTTAGTGGGAAATACAAACAGCCAGGGTCGTCTAGTTAATTTATCTGACGGAGGGCATTCCGGAGACAACATTGGTTTATACCCTCTCTTTCAGAGGCGCTGTAAATTAATCATTGCAAGTGATGCAGAGTGTGATCCGGAATACAACTTTAGTTCTCTGATTAATGCAATCAATCAAATCTATATTGATGAAAATGTGGAAGTGAAGATCGATATTACTCAAATCCGTCCTGATGAAGAAAATGCGCCTGCCAAAAAACATTTCGTCATTGGAAAAATTGAATACCCTGAAGACCCTAATCGCCTCGAAATAGATCCAGATGATGAAGACGCCAAAGCCTCAACCGGCTGGCTTATTTATCTGAAGTCGTCTCTGATTCACAACTACTATCAATCGATCAAAAATCAAGGGCATCATGAGCATGATGAACTTGATCATGAACCAGCGGCAGTGCAAAGTTATGCCGCACAAAATAAGAAATTCCCACATGAATCAACGGCTGATCAATTTTTTAATGATGATCAATTTGAAGCTTATCGCGCTCTAGGTTTTCACGTTGTTTCCGCAATGTATGATTCTTTTGATCAATGGTCAAAAAAGGCGAAACCAAACAAAGCAAATGAAATTCCTTCGGTGGAAGAACTTGTTGAGTGGTGCGCGTTTGAGTATGAGAAAAAATGA